One part of the Desulfovibrio sp. genome encodes these proteins:
- a CDS encoding recombinase RecT, producing the protein MNAPTKIQPETVGQLIQKQIPAIAMVVGGSTKAERERRAERFARICLTAVRNTPKLANCTMESFAASMMICAQLDLEPNTPQQLAFLIPFEIKRLGITECQFQVGYPMTATSSRQSASLCGRS; encoded by the coding sequence ATGAACGCACCCACAAAAATTCAGCCAGAAACCGTCGGCCAGCTTATCCAAAAACAAATTCCAGCAATCGCCATGGTCGTTGGCGGTAGCACAAAGGCAGAACGTGAACGACGCGCTGAGCGTTTTGCCCGCATCTGTCTTACAGCCGTGCGCAATACTCCGAAACTTGCAAACTGCACCATGGAAAGCTTTGCTGCCTCAATGATGATCTGCGCACAGCTCGACCTTGAGCCGAACACACCACAGCAGCTTGCCTTCCTCATTCCTTTCGAGATCAAAAGACTGGGCATAACAGAATGCCAGTTTCAGGTCGGCTATCCAATGACAGCCACTTCATCACGTCAGAGCGCATCACTGTGCGGCAGGAGCTGA
- a CDS encoding PD-(D/E)XK nuclease-like domain-containing protein, with protein sequence MNVARIVRDAPDVYHGTKALSKSSMDELLRCPARFKVTFDAMGSGDHDQTAAMLEGGLFHAMALEPDTVSSRYHHRIHDGSTKAGKEEAALARDKGLELVRAGMWDECAAMSEAARAHPLFIAASRSGTFITETSIYWQEGPVPCKARIDLITELPMFGRCVVDLKSTQDASPSAIAKSVYNYGYHRQAAWYLRALSAAGLPAQAFILLFVEKAAPYVVSAYNVSEAAQGVALNEIRYAVNLFKDCSASGIWPGYTSDIITEIDLPEWVYRRSA encoded by the coding sequence ATGAACGTTGCGCGTATCGTGCGGGACGCGCCGGATGTTTACCACGGCACTAAGGCGCTATCGAAAAGCAGCATGGATGAACTCTTGCGCTGCCCGGCGCGCTTCAAGGTTACCTTTGACGCCATGGGAAGCGGCGACCACGACCAGACAGCCGCCATGCTTGAAGGCGGATTGTTCCATGCCATGGCACTTGAACCAGACACCGTTTCAAGTCGCTACCATCACCGCATTCATGACGGGTCCACAAAGGCCGGGAAAGAAGAAGCGGCGCTTGCTAGAGACAAAGGACTTGAGCTGGTCAGGGCTGGCATGTGGGATGAATGCGCGGCCATGTCCGAGGCCGCCAGAGCGCACCCACTGTTTATTGCCGCATCAAGGTCGGGGACGTTCATCACCGAAACCTCGATTTACTGGCAGGAAGGGCCGGTGCCATGCAAGGCCCGCATTGACCTCATTACTGAGCTGCCGATGTTCGGGCGCTGCGTTGTCGACCTCAAAAGTACCCAGGACGCAAGCCCGTCAGCTATCGCAAAGAGCGTTTACAACTATGGCTATCACCGCCAAGCGGCTTGGTATCTTCGAGCACTTTCAGCTGCTGGCCTGCCAGCTCAGGCATTTATCCTGCTCTTTGTTGAAAAGGCGGCACCCTATGTGGTGTCTGCCTACAACGTGTCTGAGGCTGCGCAGGGAGTTGCCCTGAACGAAATACGGTACGCAGTTAACCTTTTTAAAGACTGCTCGGCTTCCGGCATCTGGCCCGGGTACACCAGCGATATCATCACAGAAATAGACCTGCCCGAATGGGTATACAGGAGGAGTGCATGA
- a CDS encoding tail fiber assembly protein, which produces MFATLRAARDARLMATDKYMLSDYPIGEADLVAVRAYRAALRDLPEQHGAPWDGGGDATPWPIMPEV; this is translated from the coding sequence ATGTTTGCCACCCTGCGCGCCGCCCGTGACGCGCGCCTTATGGCTACGGACAAGTATATGCTGTCGGACTATCCCATCGGTGAGGCTGATCTTGTGGCAGTCCGGGCTTACCGTGCTGCCCTGCGTGACCTGCCCGAACAGCATGGAGCTCCGTGGGATGGTGGCGGCGATGCCACACCATGGCCTATAATGCCAGAAGTATAA
- a CDS encoding Sbal_3080 family lipoprotein, with the protein MRNIFQICLVVLSLLTTACSIKQEVHPVGEPIGMDEICIIEDPAVREGFLPTYVAALRDKGYRVKVLQKSSPELEKCNFTSTYLGLWSWDLALYLSYARIDVMHNNRTIGTASYDSRHGSANMGKFVKGDKKIRELVDKMFPSSVNSPEVPTAQEAAK; encoded by the coding sequence ATGCGGAATATTTTTCAAATTTGTCTTGTCGTTCTTTCCTTACTGACCACAGCATGCTCCATCAAACAAGAGGTTCACCCTGTAGGCGAGCCAATAGGAATGGATGAAATTTGTATTATTGAAGACCCAGCCGTGCGTGAAGGTTTCCTGCCGACATATGTGGCTGCCCTGCGCGATAAAGGCTATCGTGTCAAAGTTCTACAAAAATCCTCCCCTGAACTAGAAAAATGTAATTTTACGTCAACTTATTTGGGTCTGTGGAGCTGGGATTTAGCTCTATACCTTTCGTATGCCCGTATCGACGTCATGCACAACAATCGGACGATAGGTACTGCAAGTTACGATTCAAGACATGGTAGTGCGAACATGGGGAAATTCGTCAAAGGCGATAAAAAGATACGCGAGCTTGTCGACAAAATGTTCCCATCGTCGGTGAATTCACCCGAAGTGCCTACGGCTCAGGAAGCCGCGAAGTAA
- a CDS encoding Abi family protein has translation MDEKKCYGKPATTFKRQVEILSERGMIIDDPERAMRYLAHINYYHLEAYWLPFEISRDPHQFHESTTFDSVLNNYLFDRELRILLLDAIERIEISIRTQWAYTLGIKYGAHAHLDKALFSFDDDSYFEAIVELKASCLKSDEKYIEHFSNKYSENLPPLWAVCEIMSFGKISKWIKNLKDPSDRNMISRIYGLDEVVFCSFLHALNILRNRCAHHCRVWNRSLKFGIKLPKNPKILSDSVYTNNKTKNKLYNQLCMLLHMMNIINPSHSWKTRLGQLLKKYPDIHPNSMGFPDDWENLPLWQGIFDK, from the coding sequence ATGGATGAAAAAAAATGCTACGGAAAACCCGCAACCACATTTAAAAGACAAGTCGAAATACTCTCAGAGCGAGGAATGATTATTGATGACCCAGAACGGGCAATGAGATACCTAGCTCACATTAATTATTACCACCTAGAAGCATACTGGCTACCTTTTGAGATAAGCCGAGATCCGCACCAATTCCACGAATCCACAACCTTTGATTCTGTTCTTAATAATTATCTCTTTGATCGAGAGCTGCGTATATTACTGTTAGACGCAATAGAACGAATTGAAATTTCTATAAGGACGCAATGGGCATATACCCTTGGAATAAAATACGGAGCTCATGCGCACCTTGATAAAGCTCTTTTTAGTTTTGATGACGACTCATACTTTGAAGCAATAGTTGAACTTAAGGCATCGTGCTTAAAAAGTGATGAAAAATATATCGAACATTTTTCAAATAAATATTCAGAGAACTTGCCCCCTCTATGGGCAGTTTGCGAAATCATGTCTTTCGGAAAGATTTCAAAATGGATTAAAAATTTAAAAGATCCATCTGATAGAAATATGATCTCCAGGATATACGGGCTTGATGAGGTTGTCTTTTGTTCTTTTTTACATGCTTTAAATATCTTGAGAAATAGATGTGCACATCATTGTCGTGTTTGGAACAGAAGCTTAAAATTCGGAATAAAACTCCCCAAAAACCCTAAAATTTTATCTGATTCTGTTTACACAAACAACAAAACTAAAAATAAATTATATAATCAATTATGCATGCTCCTGCATATGATGAACATAATTAATCCAAGTCACAGTTGGAAAACCAGATTGGGGCAGTTATTAAAAAAATATCCCGATATTCATCCTAATTCTATGGGATTTCCAGACGATTGGGAGAACTTACCCTTATGGCAAGGAATTTTTGACAAATAA
- a CDS encoding endonuclease, with the protein MRKFLLSALLAALLLPALAMAAGNTTNDSFSHSKKMLSQVYADHRVTFYCGATYDAQGNVTLPDGFETPKHEKRADKIEWEHALPAENFGQTFPEWREGSPECVDNRGKEFRGRKCAEKVNGEYRRMQADMYNLYPAIGAVNAMRSNFNYQMLAGEQPTFGTCDMKIADRKAEPPTRARGQIARTYFYMQDSYSRYHMSRQHEQLMQAWDKQYPVDKWECTRAKRIEALQGNENMFVKQPCVAAGMW; encoded by the coding sequence ATGCGCAAATTCCTTCTCTCGGCCCTACTGGCCGCGCTCCTGCTCCCCGCTCTGGCCATGGCTGCCGGCAACACGACCAACGACAGTTTCTCGCACTCAAAGAAGATGTTGTCGCAGGTCTACGCCGACCACCGCGTGACATTCTATTGCGGGGCCACATACGACGCTCAGGGCAACGTGACTCTGCCAGATGGGTTCGAGACACCGAAACATGAGAAGCGCGCTGACAAAATCGAATGGGAGCACGCCTTACCAGCCGAAAACTTCGGTCAGACTTTCCCAGAATGGCGCGAGGGCTCACCCGAATGCGTGGACAACCGGGGCAAAGAGTTTCGCGGGCGCAAATGTGCTGAGAAGGTCAACGGAGAATACAGGCGCATGCAAGCCGATATGTACAACCTGTATCCTGCGATTGGCGCGGTCAACGCAATGCGCTCAAACTTCAACTACCAGATGCTCGCCGGGGAACAACCTACTTTCGGCACATGCGACATGAAGATCGCAGACAGGAAGGCCGAGCCACCAACTCGCGCCCGTGGACAGATCGCCCGCACCTACTTCTATATGCAGGACTCCTACTCGCGCTACCACATGAGCCGCCAGCACGAGCAGTTGATGCAGGCCTGGGACAAGCAGTATCCAGTGGATAAATGGGAATGCACCCGTGCAAAACGCATTGAAGCCTTGCAGGGTAACGAGAATATGTTCGTCAAGCAACCGTGTGTCGCCGCCGGCATGTGGTGA
- a CDS encoding HNH endonuclease produces MAFWWVNQNKSSEYEIAGGYLWSPKRKKNGAKNYFYDTMAAVEVGDIIFSFYKTKIQHLGVATHAALSTHKPVEFGEAGKDWDNDGWLVKVAWYKIPTPFRPADMMETIAPLLPHKYAPLQTNGRGLQGVYLTGISDVLATALLAPMRNFAEGIISLAATQPQDPTIADQIRAEMEDRMTEIINSSTELKPTEKQALIMSRRGQGKFRERLEGIEHCCRFTGITDSRLLRASHIKPWRDSSNEERLDGNNGLLLTPDFDHLFDKGLISFEDNGTVLISTKVSHGDLEALCGYSLVEKNVGPFSERQAVFLQYHRRKIFQ; encoded by the coding sequence ATGGCTTTTTGGTGGGTGAATCAGAATAAAAGCTCGGAATATGAAATAGCAGGCGGCTACCTCTGGTCGCCTAAACGCAAAAAGAACGGCGCCAAGAACTACTTCTATGACACCATGGCGGCCGTTGAGGTCGGAGATATCATTTTTTCCTTCTACAAGACAAAGATTCAACACCTTGGCGTTGCCACACACGCAGCTCTGTCTACACACAAGCCGGTAGAGTTCGGCGAGGCAGGGAAAGATTGGGATAACGATGGGTGGCTGGTAAAAGTAGCATGGTACAAAATTCCTACGCCATTCCGCCCGGCTGATATGATGGAAACGATAGCTCCTTTGCTACCCCACAAATATGCTCCCCTTCAAACGAATGGCCGTGGTCTGCAAGGAGTGTATCTCACAGGCATTTCTGATGTACTGGCAACGGCATTGTTGGCCCCAATGCGGAATTTTGCTGAAGGCATCATAAGCCTTGCCGCTACACAGCCACAAGACCCTACAATAGCCGACCAGATCCGTGCCGAGATGGAAGACAGAATGACTGAGATTATTAACTCTAGCACCGAACTTAAACCGACTGAGAAGCAAGCCTTGATCATGTCGCGCCGCGGGCAAGGCAAATTTCGAGAGAGACTAGAAGGCATAGAGCACTGCTGCCGCTTCACTGGTATCACAGATAGCCGCCTGCTGCGCGCTAGCCATATCAAGCCTTGGCGTGACAGCAGTAATGAAGAGCGCCTTGATGGCAACAATGGATTGCTACTTACGCCTGACTTTGACCATCTCTTTGATAAAGGGCTAATCTCGTTTGAGGATAATGGGACTGTTCTTATTTCAACCAAGGTATCACATGGAGACTTAGAAGCCCTCTGTGGTTATTCGCTGGTTGAAAAGAATGTTGGGCCATTCTCAGAGAGGCAAGCAGTCTTTCTGCAATACCATAGGAGAAAAATATTCCAATGA
- a CDS encoding GntR family transcriptional regulator — MITPANAENPLEHALLQGRWSLFERLPAERHLAEELGVSRATLRTALSTLVGKGILETRRNKGTFVRALPCNPDAASLADSLRAMNIVMTPLLAAVSGSFAPSVMLTIERHLPSIGMALHSGDMRLLAQHHLKFFYILLRAIDNARLAQAGAATLPEVGALARLLQECSQARLEELFKHLARTLHGLRHADGQACASSVSAYATCLLQSLGEEE; from the coding sequence GTGATCACGCCAGCAAATGCTGAAAACCCGCTGGAGCACGCCCTGTTGCAAGGGCGCTGGTCGCTGTTTGAACGCCTGCCCGCCGAACGGCACCTCGCCGAAGAGCTTGGGGTCAGCCGCGCAACGCTGCGCACGGCCCTGAGCACCCTTGTGGGCAAGGGTATTCTGGAAACCCGCCGCAACAAGGGCACATTTGTGCGTGCCCTTCCCTGCAACCCTGACGCCGCCAGCCTAGCCGACAGTCTGAGGGCCATGAATATCGTCATGACCCCCTTGCTGGCAGCGGTATCTGGTTCATTTGCGCCATCAGTCATGTTGACGATTGAGCGGCATCTGCCCTCCATAGGCATGGCGCTGCACAGCGGCGACATGCGCCTGCTGGCGCAGCATCACCTCAAATTTTTCTACATACTTTTACGGGCCATCGACAACGCCCGTCTTGCACAGGCCGGTGCAGCCACACTACCAGAGGTTGGTGCGCTTGCCCGGCTGTTGCAGGAGTGCAGTCAGGCACGGTTGGAGGAGCTGTTCAAGCATCTGGCCCGCACGCTGCACGGTCTGCGTCATGCAGACGGGCAAGCCTGCGCCTCTTCCGTTTCGGCATACGCAACATGTCTTTTGCAAAGCCTTGGGGAAGAAGAATGA
- a CDS encoding twin-arginine translocation signal domain-containing protein, whose protein sequence is MDRREFIKGAALGVGVGAIGAMGAYSYSPMRRAFLKDVKRGTADIGVCKAVKITNISETSWFDNGIFMQDVTGAGGLLVDQYTFNWPPFGNGKGIGKGNYADGMKLIKHLLPNKLEEAWKIVSEKSVHADNAGGFSCLVEIENMDGKVTKYLFDTGWNYLWMDTCYKREGIDTMLANNEIAAMIQTHEHMDHYFGLPAVTKYNPNIHIYTPNTFYPNGKQYLKDCGHVGKWTEVPKGLHKIQDGVALYGFDCPIIFNVFGEISMYCNVKDIGLVSITGCCHQGIILFADTAYKTIAYENDQFYGLYGGLHISPFDDWDPKYDDLVIGLKKWDLQRVGCNHCTGLITAQKFVDAGYPVVKGTARFRSKTTNYLGNGDVIKFPS, encoded by the coding sequence ATGGACAGACGAGAATTTATCAAGGGTGCCGCATTAGGGGTCGGCGTAGGTGCCATTGGCGCCATGGGCGCGTATTCATATTCCCCCATGCGCAGGGCCTTTCTGAAGGACGTAAAACGCGGCACGGCAGATATCGGCGTATGCAAAGCTGTAAAAATAACCAACATTTCCGAGACAAGCTGGTTTGACAACGGCATCTTCATGCAGGATGTGACGGGCGCGGGCGGCCTGCTGGTAGACCAGTACACGTTCAACTGGCCTCCGTTCGGCAATGGTAAGGGTATCGGCAAGGGCAACTACGCCGACGGCATGAAGTTGATCAAGCACCTGTTGCCTAACAAGCTGGAAGAAGCATGGAAGATAGTGAGTGAAAAAAGTGTCCATGCGGATAACGCTGGCGGATTCTCCTGCCTCGTGGAAATCGAGAATATGGATGGCAAGGTAACAAAGTACCTCTTTGACACCGGTTGGAATTACCTGTGGATGGACACCTGCTACAAGCGGGAAGGCATCGACACCATGCTGGCCAATAATGAAATTGCCGCAATGATCCAGACGCACGAGCACATGGATCACTATTTTGGCCTGCCCGCTGTAACCAAATACAACCCCAATATCCACATCTATACGCCCAACACCTTCTACCCCAACGGTAAACAGTACCTCAAAGACTGCGGGCATGTGGGCAAGTGGACCGAGGTTCCCAAGGGCCTGCACAAAATTCAGGACGGCGTGGCTCTTTACGGCTTTGACTGCCCAATTATTTTCAATGTATTCGGCGAGATATCCATGTACTGTAACGTAAAAGACATTGGCCTTGTGAGCATTACCGGATGCTGCCACCAGGGCATTATTCTTTTTGCCGACACCGCCTACAAAACCATTGCCTACGAAAACGACCAGTTCTACGGACTCTACGGCGGCCTGCACATCTCGCCCTTTGACGACTGGGACCCCAAATACGACGATCTGGTGATCGGCCTTAAGAAGTGGGATCTGCAGCGGGTGGGCTGCAACCACTGCACCGGACTTATCACGGCCCAGAAATTTGTGGATGCTGGTTACCCTGTTGTGAAAGGCACGGCGCGGTTTCGCTCAAAAACAACAAACTACCTCGGCAACGGGGACGTCATCAAGTTTCCCTCGTAA
- a CDS encoding GTP-binding protein translates to MRLATLLPRPLSPETDAESPSILNCLLTGIHLDRKRARGLGWRGVHTSNQLYAAWTCRVADSPHVYGLVFQEEHSDDSFLYGTFTAHVFPYAADPVLDIFPLQALSLAMGEGYEESVRNLSLHAPELAPFCMGKFQLVTALDGTGLTLSVSAPARYRQISQRGIAAQHHAASECNGAQAAQPLEWIVPPGGVEHDVPAFRLLLRLFTTVAATALTLFGEEPRLSLHMTQQTQPDAGREDTLPQILSLQARLGTGPQAPARAACYGNGRTGTVAALTADGKVMTHLPGRQRQGTACTNANLPVMHILTGFLGAGKTTFLRRWLDYLNGREQYAAVIQNEFGHIGLDASLTRGETHVEALDEGCVCCSLADSLRPGLQRLLDAAPAEQIILETTGLANPVNVLESMKDLDDLVQPGLVITVADALIWDVSCSGISMAQVEQADVIIANKSDAVSRQQLETMMHDLRRCNPKAVILPAVQGNISFAILDSLHTAWLDAQGLPPSRTPRLQTMKALRASNHADEGFASFCLKLPQPVSVKDIESMVDCAGPGLFRAKGVVDLCGDGTITPAVAQYAAGRLEFEEVPEESDERYMVFIGVNLSPVHAPDSPPTTA, encoded by the coding sequence ATGCGCCTCGCCACTCTATTGCCGCGCCCCCTCTCGCCAGAAACAGATGCAGAAAGCCCATCCATTCTCAACTGTCTGCTCACCGGTATTCACCTTGACCGTAAACGGGCGCGGGGGCTGGGCTGGCGAGGGGTGCACACTTCCAACCAGCTGTATGCCGCCTGGACATGCCGGGTAGCTGATTCCCCGCACGTCTACGGCCTGGTTTTTCAGGAAGAACACTCGGACGATTCCTTTCTTTACGGCACGTTTACAGCGCACGTCTTCCCCTATGCGGCAGATCCCGTTCTGGATATATTTCCCCTACAGGCCCTGTCACTGGCCATGGGGGAGGGATATGAGGAAAGCGTGCGCAATCTCTCGCTGCACGCACCAGAACTTGCCCCATTCTGCATGGGGAAATTTCAGCTTGTCACCGCGCTGGATGGCACAGGGTTGACCCTGTCCGTATCCGCACCGGCCAGATACCGCCAGATTTCCCAACGGGGTATTGCCGCGCAACACCACGCCGCATCAGAATGTAACGGTGCGCAAGCCGCGCAGCCTTTGGAGTGGATTGTTCCACCCGGCGGGGTGGAACACGATGTGCCCGCATTCAGGCTGCTGCTGCGGCTCTTTACAACGGTAGCGGCCACCGCCCTTACCCTGTTTGGCGAAGAACCGCGCCTGAGTCTGCACATGACACAGCAGACGCAACCGGACGCAGGTCGAGAAGATACCCTCCCCCAGATCCTGTCGCTACAAGCGCGACTGGGAACAGGCCCGCAGGCTCCAGCCCGAGCAGCCTGTTACGGCAATGGCCGTACGGGGACGGTCGCCGCCCTGACTGCTGACGGCAAAGTTATGACGCATCTGCCCGGTCGCCAGCGCCAGGGAACTGCATGCACAAATGCCAATCTGCCTGTCATGCATATACTGACCGGTTTTCTCGGCGCGGGAAAAACCACCTTTCTACGCCGCTGGCTGGATTATCTGAATGGCCGGGAACAATACGCCGCCGTTATACAGAATGAATTTGGCCACATCGGGCTTGACGCTTCCCTCACTCGCGGCGAAACGCATGTGGAGGCTCTGGATGAAGGCTGTGTGTGCTGCTCGCTTGCCGACAGCCTGCGCCCGGGCCTGCAACGCCTTTTGGATGCGGCCCCCGCCGAGCAGATAATTCTTGAAACCACGGGTCTTGCCAACCCAGTCAACGTACTAGAATCCATGAAAGATCTTGACGATCTGGTGCAACCTGGACTGGTCATAACTGTTGCCGACGCCCTTATCTGGGATGTTTCATGCTCTGGCATCAGTATGGCGCAGGTGGAACAGGCGGATGTTATCATTGCCAACAAATCCGATGCCGTATCCCGGCAACAGCTCGAGACAATGATGCACGATCTGCGCCGCTGCAATCCTAAAGCCGTTATCCTTCCCGCAGTGCAGGGCAACATCTCCTTTGCGATCCTAGACTCATTGCATACCGCATGGCTGGACGCCCAAGGCCTGCCACCATCGCGCACTCCCCGGCTGCAAACCATGAAGGCCTTGCGCGCCTCCAACCACGCAGACGAGGGCTTTGCCTCGTTTTGCCTCAAGCTACCGCAACCGGTCAGTGTAAAAGACATAGAGAGCATGGTGGATTGCGCTGGCCCCGGGCTGTTCCGGGCCAAGGGCGTTGTTGATCTTTGTGGTGATGGCACCATCACACCAGCTGTTGCACAGTACGCCGCTGGCCGTCTGGAATTTGAAGAAGTTCCGGAAGAATCTGATGAACGATACATGGTCTTTATCGGGGTGAACCTGTCACCCGTTCATGCTCCAGACAGCCCGCCCACAACAGCATAA
- a CDS encoding MotA/TolQ/ExbB proton channel family protein, producing the protein MNIIALGGWMMWPLLAVSILALTVVVERLLLYASCALPDDVLRTELLKASCNGDVGTVAERMVAVPLLQPFAELLTVASPNRESALHLAGEQILEQLERRLGLLGAIARLAPLMGLLGTVSGMISIFSRIAHATNGVDMSMLADGIWQALLNTASGLCIAIVAQFSLAFFHARLKTIASMLDAAGNASLIQSEGSTGHAC; encoded by the coding sequence ATGAACATCATTGCACTTGGGGGATGGATGATGTGGCCCCTGCTAGCGGTTTCCATTCTTGCCCTGACGGTGGTTGTAGAACGCCTGCTGCTGTACGCATCGTGCGCCTTGCCCGATGATGTGTTAAGAACAGAACTGCTCAAAGCCTCGTGCAACGGCGATGTGGGCACAGTAGCGGAACGCATGGTCGCAGTGCCATTGCTGCAACCGTTTGCCGAGCTGCTCACAGTGGCAAGCCCCAACCGTGAATCAGCCTTGCATCTGGCTGGCGAGCAGATTCTTGAGCAACTGGAACGTCGGCTCGGCCTGCTGGGTGCCATTGCCCGGCTTGCTCCGCTCATGGGTCTGCTGGGAACAGTGAGCGGGATGATCTCCATTTTTTCCCGCATCGCGCATGCTACCAACGGTGTAGACATGAGCATGCTGGCCGATGGCATCTGGCAGGCATTGCTCAACACGGCCTCCGGCCTGTGCATTGCCATTGTTGCCCAGTTTTCGCTGGCATTTTTTCATGCCCGCCTCAAAACCATTGCCAGTATGCTTGATGCTGCTGGCAATGCATCGTTGATACAGAGCGAGGGCAGCACCGGCCATGCCTGCTAA
- a CDS encoding biopolymer transporter ExbD — protein MLRLTRPLNATYEYDLIPLIDMLFILLIFFVIAAAFAVRGLDVDLPAASSSKALSGRVIELRLTADGDILCEGQPLPRHEVRNKLHELVRGFRSRPGRLVLAADPKAPIESLIFLVDEVRMQGGEKLLIATTGQPATDKP, from the coding sequence ATGCTTCGCCTTACCCGCCCGTTGAACGCAACGTATGAGTACGATCTGATCCCGCTCATAGACATGTTGTTTATATTGCTTATATTTTTTGTTATTGCCGCAGCATTTGCGGTTCGTGGGCTTGATGTAGATCTGCCCGCCGCCAGCAGCAGCAAAGCGCTGTCGGGCAGGGTGATTGAACTACGCCTTACCGCTGACGGCGATATTCTTTGCGAAGGGCAGCCCCTGCCCCGGCACGAGGTCAGGAACAAACTGCACGAGCTTGTGCGCGGATTCAGGAGCAGACCGGGCAGACTAGTGCTGGCCGCTGACCCCAAAGCACCGATAGAAAGTCTGATATTTCTTGTGGATGAAGTGCGTATGCAGGGCGGTGAAAAACTGCTCATTGCCACTACAGGTCAACCGGCAACGGACAAACCATGA
- a CDS encoding energy transducer TonB, with product MTSTERFYAALAISCLAHWGMFHLFGAASAQNSLGTPITISMDSLGLGPSPERGSGISMEAAPNRIEPPNTADKRREAFFAFLDDLDAAVHSHRMDEGEEELLGVAAYAFTVRPDGSFTDPVLRQTSGSPVLDAAAYRAVCAASGSVKRPEILGNGAIPVVLHVKYQYDLR from the coding sequence ATGACCAGCACCGAACGATTCTACGCAGCGCTTGCCATTTCGTGCCTTGCTCACTGGGGGATGTTCCACCTGTTTGGCGCAGCCTCAGCGCAAAATTCACTGGGCACACCGATAACCATCAGTATGGATTCTCTTGGGCTTGGGCCTTCACCAGAGAGAGGCTCTGGCATCAGCATGGAGGCCGCCCCAAACCGGATTGAACCACCCAATACGGCAGACAAAAGGCGTGAGGCTTTTTTTGCCTTTCTTGACGATCTGGATGCAGCAGTACATTCCCACCGCATGGATGAAGGTGAAGAGGAACTGCTTGGTGTTGCAGCCTATGCTTTCACCGTGCGTCCTGACGGCAGCTTTACTGACCCCGTGCTGCGGCAAACATCGGGTTCACCTGTTCTCGATGCTGCGGCATACCGGGCTGTTTGCGCGGCAAGCGGCAGCGTGAAACGCCCGGAAATTCTGGGCAACGGAGCTATCCCCGTTGTGCTGCACGTGAAATATCAATACGACTTACGTTAG
- a CDS encoding nucleoside 2-deoxyribosyltransferase gives MRTIYQAGPLFTEAEQAWHKALSARLKDSGHDVIWPGNLLTDEQVQNAGANASTLIFDTCRVGIERCTCVVALLDGTQVDDGTAWEIGYAYARGLPIYGIRTDFRHAGETRHSTVNSMIEGCLSGLARSVEELLALL, from the coding sequence ATGCGCACAATATACCAGGCTGGCCCATTATTCACCGAGGCGGAGCAGGCATGGCACAAGGCGCTGTCCGCACGGCTTAAAGACAGCGGGCACGACGTTATATGGCCTGGTAATCTTCTGACCGATGAACAGGTTCAAAATGCGGGGGCAAATGCCTCCACTTTGATTTTTGATACCTGCAGGGTGGGAATTGAGCGCTGTACCTGCGTGGTGGCCCTGCTTGATGGAACACAGGTAGACGACGGTACAGCATGGGAGATTGGCTACGCCTATGCCAGGGGGTTGCCGATTTACGGAATACGCACAGATTTTCGCCATGCAGGAGAAACACGGCACAGCACGGTCAACAGCATGATAGAAGGGTGTCTGTCGGGGCTGGCAAGGAGTGTGGAGGAGTTGCTGGCGCTTCTTTAA